The proteins below come from a single Arthrobacter sp. zg-Y1171 genomic window:
- a CDS encoding glycosyltransferase family 87 protein, with amino-acid sequence MTRKSAFQHHRLLRPATLWTVFAVVHLGFLAALATRILGGDVLSDVGFYRLWAFSGIQNGYWVGIDGGWVYPIAALIPMVLSAAFGYDAYQFTWFLLFTALNAAGVAVLARRAGTQGIASAYWWLAVTALLGPVAVGRVDGLTAPLVIMGLLFLATRPVLASALLSLATWIKVWPAAVILAVLVAWKKRLTLLATGAAVSAVIAVAVALSGGLSHLLSFIGEQGARGMQMEAPFTTPGLWQAILGSSDAYIFEDKVINTREVRGALGEPVAALMTPLLALAALAVVGLLIWALRRGADSRALLISGSLALVSAFIVFNKVGSPQFMLWLGAVVAVGLAWEGKAWKVPGVLMPAIAALTTLVYPMFYSALYNDLNIAVALLLTARNILLLVLFGWSVARVIRLTRAGGDSLSASAVRPEQAP; translated from the coding sequence ATGACCCGGAAATCGGCATTCCAGCATCATCGGTTACTCCGCCCCGCCACCCTCTGGACGGTATTTGCCGTAGTCCACCTGGGCTTCCTTGCCGCCCTCGCGACCCGCATCCTGGGCGGGGACGTCCTCAGTGATGTGGGCTTCTACCGGCTGTGGGCGTTCTCGGGAATCCAAAACGGCTACTGGGTCGGGATTGACGGCGGCTGGGTCTATCCCATAGCGGCGCTCATACCGATGGTCCTGTCAGCGGCCTTTGGCTACGATGCCTACCAGTTCACCTGGTTCCTGCTCTTCACCGCCCTGAACGCGGCCGGCGTCGCGGTCCTTGCCCGGCGCGCCGGGACCCAGGGCATCGCGTCCGCCTACTGGTGGCTGGCCGTCACGGCACTGCTCGGCCCGGTTGCCGTGGGGCGCGTGGACGGACTTACCGCACCGCTGGTGATCATGGGCCTGCTCTTCCTTGCCACCCGTCCCGTCCTTGCATCGGCCCTGCTGTCGCTGGCTACCTGGATCAAGGTCTGGCCCGCCGCCGTGATCCTCGCGGTGCTCGTGGCGTGGAAGAAACGCCTCACCCTGCTGGCCACCGGTGCCGCCGTGTCGGCGGTCATTGCCGTCGCCGTGGCGCTGTCCGGCGGTCTTTCCCACCTGCTGAGCTTCATCGGTGAACAGGGCGCCCGCGGCATGCAGATGGAAGCGCCGTTCACCACGCCGGGGCTCTGGCAGGCGATCCTCGGATCCTCCGACGCGTACATTTTCGAAGACAAGGTCATCAACACCCGCGAAGTCCGCGGCGCCCTCGGCGAGCCCGTGGCCGCGCTGATGACGCCGCTGCTGGCGCTGGCTGCCCTCGCCGTCGTCGGACTTCTCATCTGGGCGCTGCGCCGCGGGGCCGATTCGCGTGCCCTGCTGATCTCCGGCTCGCTGGCACTGGTGAGCGCGTTCATTGTGTTCAACAAGGTGGGGTCGCCGCAGTTCATGCTGTGGCTGGGCGCCGTGGTCGCCGTCGGACTGGCCTGGGAAGGCAAGGCGTGGAAGGTGCCCGGGGTACTTATGCCGGCGATTGCCGCGCTGACCACGCTGGTCTATCCGATGTTCTACTCTGCCCTGTACAACGACCTGAACATTGCCGTGGCCCTGCTCCTGACCGCCCGCAACATCCTGCTGCTGGTGCTCTTCGGCTGGTCGGTGGCCCGGGTCATCCGCCTTACCCGGGCCGGCGGCGACAGCCTCAGTGCGTCCGCAGTTCGCCCGGAGCAGGCTCCGTAA
- a CDS encoding RNA polymerase sigma factor, which produces MPTGASDRDAAMDRAFAAGDEAALAEAYRRFSPLIRALAMRKLLDQGAADDAVQEVFIRAWKYRDSYAPDRSTLAAWLVGIGRNVAVGMATARGRSSETLMEVPESGRNPVPPAGPDPDGVADRVVLDAELARLGEPQGSILRLAFHEDLTHQQISETLKLPLGTVKSHIRRSLVQLRQRLEVSDAASAT; this is translated from the coding sequence ATGCCCACGGGCGCCTCAGATCGCGACGCCGCGATGGACCGTGCCTTTGCGGCAGGGGACGAAGCGGCGCTGGCAGAGGCCTACCGTCGGTTCTCGCCCCTGATCCGCGCGCTGGCGATGCGCAAGCTGCTCGATCAGGGCGCAGCCGACGACGCCGTGCAGGAAGTGTTCATCCGGGCCTGGAAATACCGGGACAGCTACGCACCGGACCGCTCCACGCTCGCCGCCTGGCTGGTAGGGATCGGACGGAACGTGGCAGTCGGCATGGCCACTGCCCGGGGCCGTTCTTCGGAAACCCTGATGGAAGTTCCGGAGTCCGGCAGGAATCCGGTTCCGCCCGCCGGTCCTGATCCCGACGGCGTGGCGGACCGCGTGGTGCTTGATGCAGAACTGGCCAGGCTCGGGGAACCCCAGGGTTCCATCCTCCGCCTGGCCTTTCATGAAGACCTGACACATCAGCAGATATCGGAAACACTGAAACTCCCGTTGGGTACCGTAAAGAGCCATATTCGAAGAAGCCTTGTCCAACTCCGGCAGCGATTGGAGGTCAGCGATGCAGCATCTGCCACCTGA
- the ettA gene encoding energy-dependent translational throttle protein EttA, which produces MAEFIYTMTKARKAVGDKVILDDVSMSFYPGAKIGVVGPNGAGKSTILKIMAGLDTPSNGEARLSAGYTVGILLQEPPLNEEKTVLGNVQEGVGEIYGKIQRFNEISEEMSQPDADFDSLLEEMGKLQEAIDAADAWDIDSQLEQAMDALRCPPPEADVTLLSGGERRRVALCKLLLQKPDLLLLDEPTNHLDAESVLWLEQHLSAYHGAVLAVTHDRYFLDHVAQWIAEVDRGHLYPYEGNYSTYLEKKRARLEVQGKKDQKLAKRLTDELDWVRSNAKGRQTKSKARLARYEEMAAEADRTRKLDFEEIQIPPGPRLGSLVLEAKGLQKGFGDRQLIDGLSFSLPRNGIVGVIGPNGVGKSTLFKTIVGLEELDGGELKIGDSVKISYVDQSRGGIDPEKSLWEVVSEGHDWIQVGQVEMPSRAYVSAFGFKGPDQQKKAGVLSGGERNRLNLAMTLKQGGNLLLLDEPTNDLDVETLSSLENALLEFPGCAVVVSHDRWFLDRVATHILAFEGTEENPANWYWFEGNFESYEQNKIERLGPDAAKPHRVTHRRLTRD; this is translated from the coding sequence ATGGCGGAATTTATCTACACGATGACCAAGGCCCGCAAGGCCGTTGGCGACAAAGTTATCCTCGACGACGTAAGCATGTCCTTCTACCCCGGTGCCAAGATCGGCGTGGTGGGTCCCAACGGTGCGGGTAAGTCCACCATCCTCAAGATCATGGCTGGACTGGACACCCCCTCCAACGGTGAGGCCCGGCTCAGCGCCGGCTACACGGTGGGCATCCTGCTCCAGGAGCCGCCGCTGAATGAGGAAAAGACCGTACTCGGCAACGTCCAGGAGGGCGTCGGCGAGATCTACGGCAAGATCCAGCGGTTCAACGAAATCTCCGAAGAGATGTCGCAGCCGGATGCGGACTTCGACAGCCTGCTTGAGGAAATGGGCAAGCTGCAGGAAGCCATTGACGCCGCCGATGCCTGGGACATTGATTCCCAGCTCGAACAGGCCATGGACGCCCTGCGCTGCCCGCCGCCCGAAGCCGATGTCACCCTCCTCTCCGGCGGTGAGCGCCGCCGCGTGGCGCTCTGCAAGCTGCTGCTGCAGAAGCCGGACCTGCTGCTCCTCGATGAGCCCACCAACCACCTGGACGCCGAGAGCGTGCTCTGGCTTGAGCAGCACCTCTCCGCCTACCACGGCGCCGTCCTGGCCGTGACCCACGACCGGTACTTCCTGGACCACGTGGCCCAGTGGATCGCCGAAGTGGACCGCGGACATCTGTACCCGTACGAGGGCAACTACTCCACGTACCTGGAAAAGAAGCGCGCACGCCTGGAAGTCCAGGGCAAGAAGGACCAGAAGCTGGCCAAGCGCCTCACCGATGAGCTGGACTGGGTCCGGTCCAACGCGAAGGGCCGCCAGACGAAGTCCAAGGCCCGTCTGGCCCGCTACGAGGAAATGGCAGCCGAAGCGGACCGCACCCGCAAGCTGGACTTCGAAGAAATCCAGATCCCGCCGGGCCCCCGCCTGGGCTCCCTCGTGCTGGAAGCCAAGGGCCTGCAGAAGGGCTTCGGCGACCGGCAGCTGATCGACGGACTGTCCTTCTCGCTTCCGCGCAACGGCATCGTCGGCGTCATCGGCCCGAATGGCGTGGGTAAGTCCACCCTGTTCAAGACCATCGTCGGTCTGGAAGAGCTCGACGGCGGTGAGCTGAAGATCGGCGACTCCGTGAAGATCTCCTACGTGGACCAGTCCCGCGGCGGCATCGACCCGGAGAAGAGCCTGTGGGAGGTCGTTTCCGAGGGGCACGACTGGATCCAGGTGGGACAGGTGGAAATGCCGTCCCGCGCCTATGTCTCCGCTTTCGGGTTCAAGGGCCCGGACCAGCAGAAGAAGGCCGGCGTGCTTTCCGGTGGTGAGCGCAACCGGCTGAACCTGGCCATGACCCTGAAGCAGGGGGGAAACCTGCTCCTGCTCGATGAGCCCACTAACGACCTGGACGTCGAAACCCTGTCCAGCCTCGAAAACGCGCTGCTGGAATTCCCCGGCTGCGCCGTCGTGGTCTCGCACGACCGGTGGTTCCTGGACCGTGTGGCCACCCACATCCTCGCCTTCGAGGGCACCGAGGAAAACCCGGCGAACTGGTACTGGTTCGAGGGTAACTTCGAGTCCTATGAGCAGAACAAGATCGAACGCCTCGGCCCGGATGCAGCCAAGCCGCACCGTGTGACGCACCGCCGCCTGACCCGCGACTAA
- a CDS encoding DUF6993 domain-containing protein: MAAGFLALAVGLSGCGWQGGNTEEPAPAGSAAPGSTSAETPSPHAAITEVLESELGKLADSDSLPDGEAVAAAFAAAGFPAGSVEVSADSTPTGLEVDSIQAAAVQDGECIFGEVRDGAAYVTVLPVLSGGGCFVGN, translated from the coding sequence ATGGCGGCCGGGTTCCTGGCGCTCGCGGTCGGGCTTTCCGGCTGCGGATGGCAAGGGGGAAACACCGAGGAACCTGCGCCGGCGGGATCGGCCGCGCCGGGATCGACCTCGGCGGAGACACCCTCGCCCCATGCCGCGATCACCGAAGTACTGGAATCCGAGTTGGGAAAGCTGGCTGATTCGGATTCGCTGCCGGACGGGGAAGCGGTGGCTGCGGCGTTTGCCGCGGCCGGCTTCCCGGCGGGATCGGTGGAAGTATCGGCTGACAGCACCCCGACCGGCCTGGAGGTTGACTCGATCCAGGCTGCAGCTGTGCAGGACGGGGAATGCATTTTCGGTGAGGTCCGGGATGGGGCGGCCTACGTCACAGTGTTGCCGGTGTTGTCCGGCGGCGGATGCTTCGTCGGGAACTGA
- a CDS encoding anti-sigma factor, with product MQHLPPEALALCALGEAGPQDTAHLDNCAECTAEVTALQRVVTAGRTTSVPEGLPRPPSSVWDSIHARLGLGDAVRADPFDADPLAQAPSNEAAQASSSPDKNAETGSAPSPATLQSPPTGSTPVPLEAARKRRERRRLPQVLGAAAAAVVLAAAGTWGVSRILADRSEVIAAVELAPLPAYSETGRAEVDQRSDGGRELVVTASGSDAQGFREVWLIAPDVQRMVSLGTMEGTEGRFTIPANLDLDEYPIVDISDEPFDGNPTHSGDSILRGVLEL from the coding sequence ATGCAGCATCTGCCACCTGAAGCGCTGGCCCTGTGCGCCCTCGGCGAGGCCGGTCCACAGGACACGGCGCACCTCGACAACTGCGCCGAGTGCACCGCCGAGGTCACCGCGCTGCAGCGCGTTGTGACCGCCGGAAGGACCACGTCAGTTCCCGAGGGGCTCCCCCGGCCGCCGTCGTCGGTCTGGGACTCCATCCATGCCCGGTTGGGACTCGGGGATGCCGTGCGCGCCGATCCCTTTGACGCCGATCCCCTTGCCCAGGCTCCGTCCAATGAGGCTGCGCAGGCATCGTCTTCGCCTGACAAGAACGCCGAGACCGGATCGGCGCCGTCTCCGGCAACGCTGCAGTCACCCCCGACAGGGTCGACGCCGGTTCCGCTGGAAGCCGCCCGGAAGCGCCGCGAACGACGTCGGCTTCCGCAGGTCCTCGGTGCCGCGGCTGCGGCCGTGGTGCTGGCAGCTGCGGGCACCTGGGGCGTCTCCCGTATCCTGGCAGACCGCAGCGAAGTTATTGCCGCGGTGGAGCTGGCCCCCTTGCCTGCCTATTCGGAAACGGGCCGGGCCGAGGTGGACCAGCGTTCCGACGGCGGACGCGAGCTGGTAGTCACGGCAAGCGGATCCGATGCCCAGGGGTTCCGCGAAGTCTGGCTGATCGCCCCTGACGTGCAGCGCATGGTGAGTCTCGGGACGATGGAGGGCACGGAAGGCCGGTTCACCATTCCGGCTAATCTTGACCTCGATGAGTACCCAATTGTTGATATCTCGGACGAGCCCTTTGACGGCAATCCCACGCATTCCGGCGATTCCATCCTGCGCGGAGTCCTCGAGCTCTAA
- the orn gene encoding oligoribonuclease: MPITNERMVWIDCEMTGLDIKNDALIEVAVLVTDSELNILGDGVDVVIKPDDASLAQMGDFVRQMHTTSKLLDELPNGITMAEAEAAVVEYITKWVPEPKKAQLAGNSVGTDKMFLARDMPEVIDYLHYRIIDVSTIKELARRWYPRAYFQAPAKNGGHRALGDIRDSINELRYYREAVFVPAPGPDSATAKKIAAGISS; encoded by the coding sequence GTGCCAATAACAAATGAACGTATGGTCTGGATCGACTGCGAAATGACCGGTCTGGACATCAAGAACGACGCCCTGATCGAAGTGGCCGTCCTCGTCACGGACTCCGAGCTGAACATCCTCGGCGACGGCGTGGACGTGGTCATCAAGCCAGATGACGCCTCGCTGGCGCAGATGGGTGACTTTGTGCGCCAGATGCACACCACCTCCAAGCTCCTCGACGAACTGCCCAACGGCATCACCATGGCCGAGGCCGAGGCCGCCGTCGTCGAATACATCACCAAGTGGGTGCCCGAGCCCAAGAAAGCGCAGCTCGCCGGCAACTCCGTGGGGACGGACAAGATGTTCCTGGCCCGCGACATGCCCGAAGTGATCGATTACCTGCACTACCGGATCATCGATGTATCCACCATCAAGGAGCTGGCCCGCCGCTGGTATCCGAGGGCCTACTTCCAGGCGCCGGCGAAGAACGGAGGCCACCGTGCCCTCGGTGATATCCGCGATTCCATCAATGAGCTGCGCTACTACCGCGAGGCTGTTTTCGTCCCCGCGCCGGGGCCGGATTCCGCCACTGCGAAGAAGATTGCCGCAGGAATTTCGAGTTAG
- the ssb gene encoding single-stranded DNA-binding protein: MSDTITLRGYVATDLRQNTTDNGLAVASFRMCTTERRYDRDTGGWQDGQTNWYAVSLFRQLATNAAFSIHKGDRVVVTGRLRLRQWVTEDGRSGTSAEIDADTVGHDLMWGTASFRRTTSAGSDASGVDGGMAGGIDGGMAGGAGTDDAAGPGSHEDLESAESLGRIDALTGELLDAVAGDSLAAEDKQAETTKAAREGAAAPY; this comes from the coding sequence ATGAGTGACACCATTACGCTCCGGGGCTACGTTGCCACCGACCTCCGTCAGAACACCACTGACAACGGACTCGCGGTGGCGAGCTTTCGAATGTGCACCACGGAGCGCCGGTATGACCGTGACACCGGGGGATGGCAGGACGGACAGACAAACTGGTACGCCGTCAGCCTGTTCCGCCAGTTGGCCACCAACGCCGCGTTCAGCATCCACAAGGGGGACCGGGTAGTAGTGACCGGCCGGCTCCGCCTGCGGCAGTGGGTCACGGAGGATGGTCGCAGCGGCACCAGCGCCGAGATTGATGCCGACACGGTGGGCCATGACCTGATGTGGGGGACCGCCAGCTTCCGCCGCACCACGTCCGCCGGCAGCGACGCATCCGGTGTCGACGGCGGGATGGCCGGCGGTATCGACGGCGGGATGGCCGGCGGAGCAGGAACGGATGACGCCGCCGGGCCCGGGTCTCACGAGGATCTTGAGTCCGCGGAGTCCCTGGGCCGGATTGATGCGCTGACCGGTGAACTTCTTGATGCCGTCGCCGGGGACAGCCTGGCCGCGGAGGACAAACAGGCGGAAACCACGAAGGCTGCCCGTGAAGGAGCTGCCGCGCCGTATTGA
- a CDS encoding class F sortase: MPVVPLRRFAAAACLSASVLAGTAACSGAPETASPADSVSTAPAPASTTAPAPTSTAAPTVPATDIPVRPAVPTPAEAVPEPVRVSVEGTGIELEVIPVGQEANGAMTLPDNHYQAGWYRYGPAPGSSRGAAVLAAHVDSRTEELPIAGLDDVPAGTPVTVTRSDGTVVEYTTEKVQNIPKASLDEFNLFDRDGAPRLELVTCGGRWLDSVGDYEDNVVLTAVPVP, from the coding sequence ATGCCCGTTGTTCCCCTGCGACGTTTCGCCGCAGCGGCTTGCCTCTCCGCCAGCGTCCTGGCCGGTACGGCGGCCTGCAGCGGCGCCCCCGAGACCGCTTCCCCGGCGGATTCGGTTTCGACGGCACCCGCACCAGCGTCGACGACGGCGCCCGCGCCGACGTCGACGGCGGCACCAACCGTCCCCGCCACTGACATACCCGTGCGGCCCGCCGTACCTACCCCGGCGGAAGCCGTTCCCGAGCCCGTGCGGGTCAGCGTGGAAGGAACCGGCATCGAGCTGGAGGTGATCCCGGTGGGGCAGGAAGCAAACGGTGCCATGACGCTGCCGGACAACCATTACCAGGCCGGCTGGTACCGCTACGGACCCGCGCCCGGATCCTCCCGCGGAGCAGCGGTGCTGGCCGCCCATGTGGACTCACGCACCGAGGAACTTCCCATCGCGGGCTTGGACGATGTCCCTGCCGGCACCCCCGTGACCGTGACCCGCAGCGACGGAACCGTCGTGGAATACACCACCGAAAAGGTGCAGAACATTCCCAAGGCATCACTCGACGAATTTAATCTCTTCGACCGTGACGGTGCGCCGCGGCTGGAACTGGTAACGTGCGGCGGTAGATGGCTGGACTCGGTAGGTGACTATGAAGACAACGTTGTGCTCACCGCCGTACCCGTACCATAG
- a CDS encoding DUF3224 domain-containing protein: MTDLTEEVIVADFDVSEWEPTPYQVEGTNSELSTVRAVKIYEGDITGTSVADLIMAGNSVGAGYVGSEVFAGTIAGRSGTMVIQHWGLAEGTATASSGHIIPGSGTDDLAGISGKAIYTQEEDGQHRLELRVTFPAPQA, from the coding sequence ATGACCGACCTAACTGAAGAAGTGATTGTGGCGGATTTCGACGTTTCGGAGTGGGAACCCACGCCGTACCAGGTGGAAGGAACCAACAGCGAACTCTCCACGGTTCGGGCGGTGAAGATCTACGAGGGTGACATCACCGGGACGTCCGTCGCGGACCTGATTATGGCCGGCAACTCGGTGGGGGCCGGCTATGTGGGCTCCGAGGTCTTTGCCGGAACCATAGCGGGCCGCTCCGGAACCATGGTCATCCAGCACTGGGGGCTGGCCGAGGGGACTGCGACGGCGAGTTCCGGGCACATCATTCCGGGCTCCGGCACCGACGACCTCGCCGGCATCTCCGGCAAGGCCATCTACACGCAGGAAGAAGACGGCCAGCACCGGCTCGAGCTGCGGGTGACCTTCCCCGCTCCCCAGGCCTAG
- the mptB gene encoding polyprenol phosphomannose-dependent alpha 1,6 mannosyltransferase MptB, with protein MTAQVPATEPSSPGTEIAKADRPNIAILQGFIGSLLILFGSFGVGWLSLDSAALRSNPLIIWMRFDQPIGAVAAVLMLATGGMLLVRSWLRLGQRMKGCWGPESRPVVLRAVIAWSAPMCVALPLFSRDVFAYIAQGLVMVSGLNPYKDGYSQISNYLQLGADDLWAQSPTPYGPVFLWIEELVVRITGGQPEFSILLFRLIALIGVALCVYYVPKLAELHGINPNRALWLTAANPLFLVNFIAAVHNDALMIGLALAGLYLAATNRALAGILLVTLSIGIKPITIIFLPFIGLLWAGKNASWRRKFVYWFMTAGISLGLLWIMGLINGFGFGWVGALSTPGSVWIWYAPVGFAGMLVATLGNALGLPGWTLADIVHTIGRVASVGIVLWQMFVGQYSRLIRRLALAFAAIVMLAPMIQSWYVVWLIPLFAVTGLRDDWQVKTLYLFVSFFMVYAISDQLDIWPYFEFSLSAARQIAAVIALGFALYLIFLDPKTKVLFRKKLTEPAPGELRTH; from the coding sequence ATGACCGCCCAGGTCCCCGCGACCGAGCCTTCGTCTCCTGGCACGGAGATAGCGAAAGCCGACCGCCCCAACATCGCGATCCTGCAGGGGTTCATCGGTTCCCTTTTGATCCTCTTCGGATCATTCGGCGTGGGCTGGCTGTCGCTCGATTCCGCCGCTCTCCGGAGCAATCCGCTGATTATCTGGATGCGCTTCGATCAGCCCATCGGCGCCGTGGCCGCTGTGCTGATGCTGGCAACGGGCGGGATGCTCCTGGTGCGGTCCTGGCTGCGGCTTGGCCAGCGGATGAAGGGGTGCTGGGGCCCGGAATCGCGGCCGGTGGTACTGCGCGCCGTGATCGCATGGTCGGCACCCATGTGCGTTGCCCTGCCGCTGTTCAGCCGCGATGTCTTCGCCTACATCGCCCAGGGGCTGGTGATGGTCAGCGGGTTGAACCCGTACAAGGACGGCTACTCCCAGATCTCCAACTACCTGCAGCTCGGCGCAGATGATCTCTGGGCCCAAAGCCCCACCCCTTACGGACCGGTCTTCCTCTGGATCGAAGAACTCGTGGTCCGGATTACCGGCGGCCAGCCTGAGTTCTCGATCCTGCTGTTCCGGCTGATAGCGCTGATCGGCGTCGCGCTCTGCGTCTACTACGTGCCGAAGCTGGCCGAGCTGCACGGCATCAACCCGAACCGTGCCCTCTGGCTGACCGCAGCCAACCCGCTGTTCCTGGTGAATTTCATCGCCGCAGTCCATAACGATGCCCTGATGATCGGCCTGGCACTGGCCGGACTGTATCTGGCCGCGACCAACCGGGCCCTCGCCGGCATCCTGCTGGTGACCCTGTCCATCGGCATCAAGCCGATCACCATCATTTTCCTTCCGTTTATCGGCCTGCTGTGGGCCGGAAAGAACGCGTCATGGCGGCGGAAGTTTGTCTACTGGTTCATGACTGCGGGCATTTCCCTGGGCCTGCTGTGGATCATGGGCCTGATCAACGGCTTCGGCTTCGGCTGGGTGGGCGCCCTGAGCACGCCCGGAAGTGTCTGGATCTGGTACGCCCCGGTGGGCTTCGCCGGCATGCTGGTGGCAACGCTGGGCAACGCCCTGGGACTGCCGGGCTGGACCCTGGCCGACATTGTCCACACGATCGGACGCGTGGCCTCCGTGGGGATTGTGCTGTGGCAGATGTTCGTGGGGCAGTACAGCCGCCTGATCAGGCGGCTGGCGCTGGCCTTCGCCGCCATCGTGATGCTGGCACCGATGATCCAGTCCTGGTACGTCGTGTGGCTCATCCCGCTGTTCGCCGTGACGGGCCTGCGGGATGACTGGCAGGTGAAGACGCTGTACCTGTTTGTTTCGTTCTTTATGGTCTACGCCATCAGCGACCAGCTCGATATCTGGCCCTACTTCGAGTTCAGCCTCAGCGCGGCCCGCCAGATCGCCGCCGTGATCGCGCTGGGCTTCGCCCTCTACCTGATCTTCCTGGATCCCAAGACCAAGGTCCTGTTCCGCAAAAAGCTTACGGAGCCTGCTCCGGGCGAACTGCGGACGCACTGA
- a CDS encoding M50 family metallopeptidase, translated as MDESLGVAAEWWSRVMAGFDRVPAVEPEPGVLLMIAAAAALLSVPRATWRWFGLFVTFVHELGHAFAALMTGQVVKGIRLRFDHSGDMRSLGRGGFPAAWAGFWGYPVPAVVGAVLVLAALGGWSGAALSLSALVLVAALLFIRNGQGFVIAFGCASVSVLLVWFAAPPVAGYVAMCTGIALLVGAVRDWLSVLSVHTRRRRNLESSDAYILFRRTGVPAVLWLAGFALVIAASLATAVFAALGA; from the coding sequence GTGGATGAGTCCCTGGGCGTCGCCGCCGAGTGGTGGTCGCGGGTAATGGCCGGCTTCGACCGCGTTCCGGCTGTGGAGCCCGAGCCGGGGGTGCTGCTGATGATTGCCGCCGCTGCCGCACTGCTGAGCGTTCCCCGGGCAACGTGGCGGTGGTTCGGGCTATTCGTGACATTTGTCCACGAACTCGGCCATGCCTTCGCGGCGCTGATGACCGGGCAGGTAGTGAAGGGCATCCGCCTCCGCTTTGACCACTCAGGAGACATGCGTTCCCTGGGGAGGGGCGGTTTCCCCGCGGCATGGGCCGGCTTCTGGGGCTACCCCGTTCCGGCCGTGGTCGGTGCCGTCCTGGTGCTGGCAGCGCTCGGCGGCTGGTCGGGTGCGGCACTGTCGCTCAGCGCCCTGGTCCTGGTTGCCGCCCTGCTGTTCATCCGAAACGGCCAGGGGTTCGTGATTGCTTTCGGCTGCGCGTCCGTCTCGGTGCTGCTGGTCTGGTTCGCTGCCCCGCCGGTGGCGGGCTATGTGGCCATGTGTACAGGTATCGCGCTCCTGGTGGGCGCTGTCCGCGACTGGCTCAGTGTGCTGAGCGTCCACACACGCCGGCGCCGGAACCTGGAAAGCTCCGACGCCTACATCCTCTTCCGGCGTACCGGGGTTCCTGCTGTTCTGTGGCTGGCGGGATTCGCCCTGGTCATTGCCGCTTCGCTCGCGACGGCGGTGTTCGCCGCACTGGGCGCCTAG
- a CDS encoding DUF4397 domain-containing protein: protein MRKTATALATLGLGAAAAFSAVPASAADSDTAKLSVLHGVPDTPVDVYVNGTLTLDDFMPGDLAGPLELPGGNYQLAITAADAADASAPIIGPVSADLAAGGNYTATANLDASGNPTANLFTNDTSAVDAGKSRLTVRHVAAAPAVDVLAGGTPVIEGLTNPNEKALTVDAGTVSASVAAAGTTTPVIGPADLALAEGTNTIVYAWGSLEAGNLALATQTIEGLHSAPHAVPGALEQVARSGDDQTMTAAAAVGGVALLTLGAALLRRRSTVSDS, encoded by the coding sequence ATGCGCAAGACCGCTACCGCTCTCGCGACCCTCGGACTGGGTGCCGCCGCAGCCTTCTCGGCTGTACCGGCATCCGCTGCTGATTCCGACACGGCAAAACTGTCGGTACTGCACGGCGTCCCGGACACTCCCGTGGACGTCTACGTCAACGGCACGCTTACCCTGGATGACTTCATGCCCGGTGATCTTGCCGGGCCGCTGGAGCTGCCGGGCGGCAACTACCAGCTGGCCATCACTGCCGCCGACGCCGCCGACGCCTCCGCCCCGATCATCGGCCCGGTCTCGGCTGACCTGGCAGCGGGAGGCAACTACACCGCCACCGCCAACCTGGATGCCTCGGGCAACCCGACGGCAAACCTGTTCACCAATGACACATCCGCCGTCGACGCGGGCAAGTCACGCCTGACCGTCCGCCACGTGGCCGCCGCACCGGCCGTCGATGTCCTGGCCGGCGGCACACCGGTGATCGAGGGCCTCACCAACCCCAATGAGAAAGCGCTGACCGTGGATGCCGGAACGGTTTCCGCTTCGGTCGCTGCAGCCGGCACCACCACTCCGGTGATCGGTCCGGCAGATCTCGCCCTGGCCGAAGGCACGAACACGATTGTCTATGCGTGGGGTTCGCTCGAAGCAGGAAACCTGGCCCTCGCCACCCAGACCATCGAGGGGCTGCACTCCGCGCCGCACGCGGTTCCGGGTGCACTGGAGCAGGTTGCCCGGTCCGGGGATGACCAGACCATGACGGCGGCTGCCGCTGTCGGCGGCGTCGCGCTGCTCACCTTGGGTGCCGCCCTGCTGCGCCGCCGTTCAACGGTCAGCGACAGCTAA